The following are encoded in a window of Panicum virgatum strain AP13 chromosome 5N, P.virgatum_v5, whole genome shotgun sequence genomic DNA:
- the LOC120673149 gene encoding farnesyl pyrophosphate synthase-like isoform X1 produces MATAGVAVANGSGGADTRAAFKEIYSTLKEEMLEDPAFEFTDESLQWIDRMVDYNVLGGKCNRGLSVIDSYKILKGVDVLSKEETFLACTLGWCIEWLQAYFLVLDDIMDNSQTRRGQPCWFRVPQVGLIAVNDGIILRNHISRILQRHFKGKPYYVDLIDLFNEVEFKTASGQLLDLITTHEGEKDLSKYNLTIHRRIVQYKTAYYSFYLPVACALLLAGENLDNFGDVKNILVEMGTYFQVQDDYLDCFGDPEFIGKIGTDIEDYKCSWLVVQALERTDEDQKKILFENYGKSDPACVAKVKDLYKELNLVEVFHEYERESYNKLTADIEAQPNKTVQTVLKSFLHKIYKRDK; encoded by the exons ATGGCAAcggcgggggtggcggtggccaacggctccggcggcgccgaCACGAGGGCCGCGTTCAAGGAGATATACAGCACGCTCAAGGAGGAGATGCTCGAGGACCCCGCCTTCGAGTTCACCGACGAGTCGCTCCAGTGGATCGACCGC ATGGTTGATTACAATGTGCTCGGAGGAAAGTGCAACCGCGGGCTCTCAGTCATTGATAGCTACAAGATATTGAAGGGTGTCGATGTTCTGAGCAAGGAGGAGACATTTCTGGCCTGCACCCTTGGTTGGTGTATTGAATGG CTTCAAGCTTATTTTCTGGTGCTTGATGATATCATGGACAACTCCCAGACACGACGTGGGCAGCCTTGCTGGTTTAGGGTGCCTCAG GTTGGCCTCATTGCTGTAAATGACGGGATTATCCTTCGCAATCATATTTCACGGATCCTTCAACGCCACttcaaaggaaagccctattaTGTTGATCTCATTGATTTGTTCAATGAG GTTGAGTTCAAGACTGCTTCAGGGCAGTTGTTGGATCTTATCACTACTCATGAGGGTGAAAAGGACCTAAGTAAATATAACTTGACGAT TCACCGACGCATTGTTCAGTACAAGACAGCCTACTATTCATTTTATCTCCCT GTTGCATGTGCACTGCTGCTGGCTGGTGAGAACTTGGATAACTTTGGTGATGTAAAGAACATTCTTGTTGAAATGGGAACATATTTTCAAGTCCAG GATGATTATCTAGATTGTTTTGGTGATCCTGAATTCATTGGCAAG ATCGGAACTGATATTGAAGACTACAAGTGTTCTTGGTTAGTTGTGCAAGCTCTTGAACGTACTGATGAGGACCAAAAGAAAATCCTATTT GAAAATTATGGGAAGTCCGATCCAGCATGTGTTGCAAAGGTGAAAGACTTGTACAAAGAGCTTAATCTGGTG GAGGTTTTCCATGAGTACGAGAGGGAGAGTTACAACAAGCTGACGGCCGACATCGAGGCCCAGCCGAACAAGACGGTTCAGACcgttctgaagtccttcctgcACAAGATCTACAAGAGGGACAAGTAG
- the LOC120673149 gene encoding farnesyl pyrophosphate synthase-like isoform X2 produces the protein MATAGVAVANGSGGADTRAAFKEIYSTLKEEMLEDPAFEFTDESLQWIDRMVDYNVLGGKCNRGLSVIDSYKILKGVDVLSKEETFLACTLGWCIEWLQAYFLVLDDIMDNSQTRRGQPCWFRVPQVGLIAVNDGIILRNHISRILQRHFKGKPYYVDLIDLFNEVEFKTASGQLLDLITTHEGEKDLSKYNLTIHRRIVQYKTAYYSFYLPVACALLLAGENLDNFGDVKNILVEMGTYFQVQDDYLDCFGDPEFIGKIGTDIEDYKCSWLVVQALERTDEDQKKILFENYGKSDPACVAKVKDLYKELNLV, from the exons ATGGCAAcggcgggggtggcggtggccaacggctccggcggcgccgaCACGAGGGCCGCGTTCAAGGAGATATACAGCACGCTCAAGGAGGAGATGCTCGAGGACCCCGCCTTCGAGTTCACCGACGAGTCGCTCCAGTGGATCGACCGC ATGGTTGATTACAATGTGCTCGGAGGAAAGTGCAACCGCGGGCTCTCAGTCATTGATAGCTACAAGATATTGAAGGGTGTCGATGTTCTGAGCAAGGAGGAGACATTTCTGGCCTGCACCCTTGGTTGGTGTATTGAATGG CTTCAAGCTTATTTTCTGGTGCTTGATGATATCATGGACAACTCCCAGACACGACGTGGGCAGCCTTGCTGGTTTAGGGTGCCTCAG GTTGGCCTCATTGCTGTAAATGACGGGATTATCCTTCGCAATCATATTTCACGGATCCTTCAACGCCACttcaaaggaaagccctattaTGTTGATCTCATTGATTTGTTCAATGAG GTTGAGTTCAAGACTGCTTCAGGGCAGTTGTTGGATCTTATCACTACTCATGAGGGTGAAAAGGACCTAAGTAAATATAACTTGACGAT TCACCGACGCATTGTTCAGTACAAGACAGCCTACTATTCATTTTATCTCCCT GTTGCATGTGCACTGCTGCTGGCTGGTGAGAACTTGGATAACTTTGGTGATGTAAAGAACATTCTTGTTGAAATGGGAACATATTTTCAAGTCCAG GATGATTATCTAGATTGTTTTGGTGATCCTGAATTCATTGGCAAG ATCGGAACTGATATTGAAGACTACAAGTGTTCTTGGTTAGTTGTGCAAGCTCTTGAACGTACTGATGAGGACCAAAAGAAAATCCTATTT GAAAATTATGGGAAGTCCGATCCAGCATGTGTTGCAAAGGTGAAAGACTTGTACAAAGAGCTTAATCTGGTG TGA
- the LOC120674963 gene encoding AP-1 complex subunit mu-2-like: MAGAVSALFLLDIKGRVLVWRDYRGDVSALQAERFFTKLLDKEGDAEVHSPVVYDDGRRHVHVHPAQTTSSSSPQPARIANAASILLFLHRVVDVFKHYFEELEESRSEITLSLWYGKCSSTTSADSSVIVLYKPPHFVSAGLLDVVESVNILVNSNGQIVRSDVVGALKMRTYLRFYAG; this comes from the exons ATGGCGGGCGCGGTGTCCGCGCTCTTCCTGCTGGACATCAAGGGCCGCGTCCTCGTCTGGCGCGACTACCGCGGCGACGTCTCCGCGCTCCAGGCCGAGCGCTTCTTCACCAAGCTCCTCGACAAGGAG GGCGACGCGGAAGTGCACTCGCCGGTGGTCTACGACGACGGCCGGCGTCACGTACATGTTCATCCAGCACAAACAACGTCTTCCTCCTCACCGCAGCCCGCCAGAATTGCAAACGCGGCCAGCATTCTCCTCTTCCTTCACCGCGTCGTGGAT GTGTTCAAGCACTACTTCGAGGAGTTGGAGGAGAGTCGCTCAGAGATAACTTTGTCGTTGTGGTACGGCAAATGCTCAAGCACTACTTCT GCAGACAGTTCTGTTATAGTACTTTACAAACCACCACACTTCGTTTCTGCAGGTCTTCTGGATGTGGTGGAGAGTGTTAACATTCTAGTTAACAGCAATGGGCAGATTGTGAGATCAGATGTCGTTGGGGCACTGAAGATGAGAACATATTTGAG ATTTTACGCTGGATAG